A window of Rhizobium sp. CC-YZS058 genomic DNA:
AACAGCTGGCCGCGCATCTCGGGCTCTCCCAGACGACCGTCAGCCGCGCGCTGAACGGCTATCCCGAAGTGAACGAGGAAACGCGCCAGCGCGTGCTGGAGGCGGTGCGGGAGACCGGCTATCGGCCCAACAAGGCCGCCCAGCGCCTGGCGACGGGGCGTGCCGGGTCGATCGGCCTCGTCATGCCCGTGGCGGCCGGCATCGAGACCGACGTGCATTTCAGCTCGTTCCTCTCCGGGCTCGGGGAAGCGGCGCAGCGCCACGATGTTCATCTGGTCATCAATCCGAGTTCGCCGGAGGAGGAGGAGACCACCTTCCGCCGGCTCGCGGCCAGCGGCAATGTCGATGCGCTGTTCATCGCCCATGTCCGGCGCGAGGATCCGCGGATCCCCATGCTGCGCACGCTGCAGATCCCCTACATGGTCCATGGCCGGGCGATCGGTCAGGGCGAGGACTATCCCTTTCTCGACATCGACAACGAAGGCGCCTTCTATGATGCGGCGCGGCTCCTGATCGACCTCGGCCACCGCCGCATCGGGCTGATCAACGGCCAGGAGCAGCTGACCTTCTCGATCCGCCGCGAGACGGGCATGAAGAAAGCGCTCCTCGAAGCGGGTCTGCCGGTCGAGGATCTGCCGATCGACTATGGCTTCATGACGGACGAGTTCGGCTATCGCGCCGCCACCCGCTTTCTCGAAGCGACCGTGCCGCCGACCGCCATCCTCTGTTCCAGTACGGTGATCGCGCTTGGTGCCGTGCGGGCGCTGAACCGCGCCGGGTTGAAGATCGGCGAGGATGTCTCGCTGATCGCCCATGACGACGTGCTGCCGCTGTTGAAGCCCGAGCACTTCAGCGTGCCGCTGACCACCACGACATCCTCTCTGCGCGCTGCCGGCGCCCGCGTGGCCGAACGGCTGATCGCCTCGCGCGAGCAGCCGAGCGATGCGCCGCCCGAACAGGAGCTCTGGCGCACGGAGCTGATCCGGCGCGAATCGACCGGGCCCGCTCCCCGCGTGCCACGGTCCGCCCGGATCTGAGCCGTCCGCCGGCTCCAAACAGGCCGATCAGAAGCGCGGCGGCGTGCGGCCGGCCACGCGGCTGGCGGCAATCAGCGTATTGGCCATCAGCATGGCGATGGTCATCGGCCCGACCCCGCCCGGCACCGGCGTGAGGACGCCGGCAACCGCTTCCACCGCCTGGAAATCGACATCGCCCACCAGCCGCGTCTTGCCCTCGCCGCGCTCCGGCGCCTCGATGCGGTTGATGCCGACATCGATCACCGTTGCGCCCGGCTTCACCCAGTCGGCCTTGACCATCATCGGCCGGCCGACCGCGGCAACGAGGATATCCGCCTCCCGGCAGACCGCGGCGAGATCGCGCGTGCGGGAATGGGCGATGGTTGTGGTGGCGTTGGCCGCTGTCAGCAGCGTTGCCATCGGCTTGCCGAACAGGTTCGAGCGGCCGATGACCACGGCGGAGAGGCCGGAGAGATCCTCCCCATGCACCTGGCGCACCAGAACCATGGCGCCGGCCGGCGTGCAGGACACGAGCCCGCCCGTCAGGTCACCCGTCGCCAGCTTTCCGGCATTGACCACGTGCAGGCCATCCACATCCTTTTCCGGCCGGATCGACTGGATGATCGGCTCGGCCTGCAGGTGCTTGGGCAGCGGCAGCTGCACAAGAATGCCGTGGATCGCCGGGTCGGCATTCAGCGTCTCGACCAGGGCGGCCAGGGCCTCCTGGCTGGTCTCTTCCGGCAGCGTGTGCTGGATCGAGGTAAAGCCGCATTCCTTGGCCATGCGGCTTTTCGCGCCGACATAGGCATGGCTGGCCGGGTCGTTGCCGACGATCACCACCGCCAGGCCGGGGCGCAGCCCTGCCTCCTGCTCCAGAGAGGCCGTTGCCTGCTTCACGCGGTCGATGACCGACGCGGCCACCTGCTTGCCGTCGATGACGATGCTCATGCAATGCTCCTGCCGTGATCGCTCGTTGCGCCAGTCTCGGGCCTTGCCGCGTCCAGCGCTGGCCCGTCTGCGTCCTATGCTGGTCTGGCAGGAGAAATTCAAGGGATCCGAAGGACGTATGGCCGGCAAGGCCGGCTTTGCCCGAGCGGCGGTTCAGCCGTGCCCAGCGCTGCGGCTCTGCTGATACTGCTGCACGCGGCTCTTCAGGGCCTTGAGATCCGAGCGCAGCCGCGCGACGTCGGACGACGCGTCGCGTCCGGAAAGCTCGCCCCGCTGGCGCGCGGACAGGGCGGAGAGCGCTGCGGCGGTGGCGGTGACATGATGGGCGGAGGGCTGGCGCGGCTCGCGGGTGGGTGGCACCGGCGGCAAGGGACCTTCCGCAGCCCGCACGACGCCCGAGGCGGTCGCGGGTCTTGATGGTGCGGGCGCGCGAACCGGGCTCGCCGTGGAGAGTCCTTGGTTTGCGGCCGGACGGCGCGGCCGGGCGGGCGGCGGGTTGGCCGGTGCGGGGTCGCGCGGCAAGGGGTGCTCCATTGCGGAGGATATGCCCTGGCGGCTGCGGCGATAGCTGTCCTTGAGACTGCGGACGATGCCGAGCAGGACGCCGAGGCCGATGCCGGCGGCAAAGCCCGCGAACACGCCGCCGACCACGATCACCTTGCGCGACAGCCCGGTCGGCTGGATCGGCGGCTCGGCCGCGGAAATGACGCGGATATTCTTGGAGCTGAGCTTTTCCTCCTCCCCTGTCTCGCTGGCGCGCTTCAGAAAGGATTCGTAGATGGTGCGCGTGGCATTCGCCTTGCGCTCCAGCTCGCGCAGCTGGATGAAGCTCGCGGAGGCATTGACCTGATCCGCCTTGCCGGCGCTAAGCTGGCGCACGAGATCCTGCTCGGTGGCGATCGCGCGGTTGAGCTCCGTGCGGGTAGAGGCGGCGATGCGCTTCAGCTCGTTGTCGATTTCCAGCCGCGCGGAGTCGAGCGCCTGGCTGGCTGCCAGCCTCTGGGGATGGCGCGGGCCGAGGCTGGCATCGAGCGCGCTCAGCTGGGCGCGCGCCTGCGAATATTGGGCCCGCAGCTCCTGCAGCGTGGCGGAGGCCACCTCTTCGGGGTAGGCGCCGCTCAGAATGTCCTTGAGCTGGGTGCGGCTGGCCATGTCCACCTTGGCCCGCGCCTCGGCGATACGGCTGCGCACGGCGGCCACCTGCGTGTTGAGCGCCAGCAGCGTCTGGTCGGAAATCAGCTGCCCGCCGGCCCCGACGATATCGTGCTTGGCCTTGTAGTCTTCCACCGCACCTTCGGCCACGTCGAGCTCCTTGCGCAGCTCCGCCAGCCGGGTATCGAGCGCGGCGGTGGTGCGCTGGAAGAAGCCGGATTGCGCGGCCTGCTCCTCGGCGAAAAAGGTGGTGACGATGCTGTTGGCAATGCGCGCCGCCTTGGCCGGATCGCGCGATTTGACGACGACGCTGACGATGAAGGTCTTCGGATCCCGAAACACCGAGACGGCATCGGAGAGCGTATCGAGCGTGCGGGGGTTCACCCGGCTCTGCGGCTCCGGCTGCGGAGCCGGGTCCGACTGGCTGCCGGACAGCAGGGAGGTGACGGCGCCGATGCCCGGCAGTCCGCTGCCCCCGGCCGCCCTGCCCTTCGCCGAGCCGAATTCGGGGTCGTTGTCGAGGTCGAGCGCGGCGGCCACCTTGTCCAGTACGGTGCGCGAACGCAGAACCTCGAGCTGGCTGTCGATCAAGGCCAGGATCGCTTCCGTCGCCAGCGCATCCTTGGAAAGATCGGAATCGGTCAGCCGCACTTCGCGCGGGTCGATATAGAGCTTGCTTTCGGCGAGATAGCTATTCGGCGTCGTCAGTGCCAGCGCCACGCCCGCCACCGCGCCGAGCACCGTTGTGCCGATGACGACGCGGCGCAGCCGCCAGACGCTGTCGGCAATGGTGCCGAGGTCGATCAGCGGCTGGTCGCTGGCCCGGCGATTGCGCGGCTCGCGCCCGCCCGCTTGCTGAGGGGGCGCCTGCTCGGGAGGCGTCTGCTGTGTGGGCGACGGTTCTTGGGGCCGAAGAGGCGCGGCCTCGGCCGCAGACGACAGGCGCGGCGCGGCCGGAGCGGAAGCCGGCTCGACCGGCGGCGGCGCCAGATCCAGCAGCGAGCGGCGAGCGCTTTCCTTTTTCGGGTAGTGCGGATCGAACATGAGTGCTCGCGGGCCTGCAGCGCGGGATGATGAAGGGACCTTAAGCAAACATGCCCAACAAAGCGTTAAGACGCGCCCTTCGAGACAATCCGAACGAGCAGCGTTAGAGGCTTTTAAGCTTTGCCGGTTAGAAGGGCGTGGAGACAGGAACCGCCTTTCGTGATCACGCTCGCTAAGACAGTCTATGGCCGGCACGGCGGCCTGATCCGCGCCTATATGTCGATGGTCAGCGGATCGGCGGTGCGGCTGGCGCTGTCGCTCGTCTATTTCATCTGCATTGCCAACGTGCTGCCGATCAGCGATTTCGGCCTGTTCGCCACGGCGTCTGCGACCGGGGTCATGGTGTCGCGCGCGCTCGCCTTCGGCTTCGTTTCGCCGCTCTATCGCGTCGCCACCGTCAAGCCGCGCCTGGTCGGCACCTATACACTCGGCTTCTTGGTGGCCGGTCTTCTGTCCCTGCCGCTTGTGGCCGCCATCTGCGCCGGCATCTTCCTCGTCCTGTTTCGGGGCGATATGGCAGCCGGTGTCTTCCTGCGCTTCATGCTGGCCGAGATCCTCTGCTGGCGAGGGCTCGAAGTGGTGTCGATCGTGCTGAACGGCCTCGGCCGCTTCGGCCTGAGTTCGATCATGGTGGTCATGGGCACGGCGCTGCGCACGCTCGCGGCCCTGGCCTTCGTCGCGCTGTCCTACAGCACGCTGTCTGATTGGTCCTGGTTCTATCTTGGCGCCAATTGTCTCGCGCTCGCCATCGCCATCATCCACTTCTACCCGCGCCGCCGCTTACGCTGGCAGCCGCGCCTCTATGTACGGCGCTGGGCCGACAGCGTGACGGTCGCCGGCGCCGAGATTCTCTTCTACGTGCAGTCGGAATTCGACAAGCTGGTGGTGCTGGCGATCGGCGGCCCGGCCGTGTCCGGCATCTATGCGATCATCATGCGGCTCGCCGATCTCACCGCCCTGCCGGTGCGCTCCTTCAACATGCTCCTGGTTCAGGCGATCATGCGGGCGCCGAAGACGCTCGACCGCCCCTTCGCCCGGCCGCTGATCGAGCTTGCCATCGCCGGCGTCTCCTTTGCGGCGATCTTTTCGATGGCGCTGTACCTGAAGATCCTGCCGAACGGGCTCGGGCGCAATGTGTCCGAGATCGCCCCCTTCGTGCTGATGATCCTGCTCGTGCCGGGCTTCCGCAATCTGGTCGAATATCACTCCGAATTGCTCTACGCGACCGGCCGCACCGTGCGCCGCGTTCTCAACCTGGCGCTGGTCGGCGCGTCGAAGATCGCCCTGCTCTGCGGGCTGATGGTCTGGAGCGTCGAGCCGACGCTCTGGGTGCCGACGCTGAACGGGGTCTATTTCGCCCTCTACCTCGCCTCCGCCCTTCTCACCTATCCGGCGATCGCCAAAGCCGGCGCGCGGCCGATCTGAGGTCCGCCGCTGCCCGACCGGGCGCGCGAATGGCTCTCACGACACGGTTTTGAGGGGAAGGACGGCGTCAGCCGGTGAGGGCGAGTGCCGGGGCTTCCTCGCGAACGATCCGGATCACATCCTCCAGCGGACATTCGATGAAGGACTGGATGCCGACCGCGATCTGGTCATCGGCAAGACCGCGCACGAAGCGGCGCAGACCGTCCGGCCCGTCCGTCAACTGATCGGCGAACCAGACGACGTGGCAGAAGGACCGGTCTGTCGCCCAATGCCCCTCCCCGCCCTGCACCTCTTCGGCAAACCGGCCATAGAGCATGTATTCGGAAAAGGCGCGGGCGCGGGTCAGCGCGCGCGGCCAGCTGCAGCCGTTCACCTCTTCGATCCGCGCGAGCAGCGCCCGCGCCGTGTCCGCGCGCCAGGAGACCATGCTGTCGATATGCCCGGCGGCAGGAAGGCGGAAGGGGCCGATGTCGAGCAGGCGGTCGCTGTGCGCGAGCCAGGCGACATGGTCGGAACGGATCGTCGGAACGATCTCGTTCGGCTGGCGGTAGAGCCGCAGGCGCCCATCGCGCCACAGCGCAGCCGGGTCATAGTCGCGCACGAGGATCACGTCGCTGTCGATGGCGATGATCGCCGCTTCCTGCGCCTGACGGCTGAAGTCGAGCTTCATCATCTGCTGAATGTGCCAGCCGCGCAGCGGCTTGCCGAAGGGGGAAAGCCAGATCTTGCGCTTGGGCTTGCGGGGATCGGGCACGGCCCGCAGCCACCAGGGCAGGAGCGCGCGCTGGTCGATCACCGTGCGGCGGGGCCCGGCAAGCGCGGAGAAGAGCGCGACGTCGCCGCTGTCGACCAGAAGATAGTGGTGCCAGTCGCCCTGCATGTGCCGGTCGAGACTGTCGCACAAGATGCGGCAGCGCTCGTAATCCGGCGCATAGGACGCGGTCATCAGAGCGGTGGCCATCAGCGATCAGCCTTTCGAGGAGCTTCGCAGCCTGGCGGGCGCTCCCGGCTGCAGGTGACCGATCGTGTGTCCCGCGAATTTCTGCCAGAGGATGTTGCGGAAGAAGATCGGGATGCCGAGAATGTAGCGCCGCCACAGCCGGCCGGGCTCGACCGTGAGGCGATAGAGCCATTCCAGCCGCAGCCGGCGCACGCTTTCGGGCGCGCGGGGCACCGCGCCGCCCATGAAATCCAGGAGCGCGCCGACCCCCATGACCAGGCGGGCATGCCCGGGCCCGACATAGGTGTCGATCCACTTCTCCTGCTTGGGCGTGCCCATGGCGATGATGAGGATATCCGGCGAGACGGCCCGGACCTTGGCCATGACCGTGTCGGACTCGGCAGCGTCGAAATAGCCGTCGGCCACGGGGATGAATTCGTGCCAGGGCGCGTGGCGCCGGAAGCCTTCGGCCGCCCGTTCCAGCACATCCCGCTTCGCCCCGACAAGCGCCACGCGGCGCGGCTGGGTCATGTAGGTCATCAGCGCCGGCACGAAATCCGTGCCGTTGAGATTGGCGGGAAAGGGCGCGCCGTGCAGGATCTGCGAGGCGATGTCCATGCCGACCCCATCCGGCAGCACCACGTGGCGCTCCATGATCGACCGGTACTCCGGATCGTCGACGAGGAAATTGGCATTGTTGGCGTTGAGGAACGAGATCACCGTCTGCCCGAAGGGAAGCCGCGACACCTCGT
This region includes:
- a CDS encoding LacI family DNA-binding transcriptional regulator, yielding MSIKLKQLAAHLGLSQTTVSRALNGYPEVNEETRQRVLEAVRETGYRPNKAAQRLATGRAGSIGLVMPVAAGIETDVHFSSFLSGLGEAAQRHDVHLVINPSSPEEEETTFRRLAASGNVDALFIAHVRREDPRIPMLRTLQIPYMVHGRAIGQGEDYPFLDIDNEGAFYDAARLLIDLGHRRIGLINGQEQLTFSIRRETGMKKALLEAGLPVEDLPIDYGFMTDEFGYRAATRFLEATVPPTAILCSSTVIALGAVRALNRAGLKIGEDVSLIAHDDVLPLLKPEHFSVPLTTTTSSLRAAGARVAERLIASREQPSDAPPEQELWRTELIRRESTGPAPRVPRSARI
- a CDS encoding DUF6492 family protein, translated to MATALMTASYAPDYERCRILCDSLDRHMQGDWHHYLLVDSGDVALFSALAGPRRTVIDQRALLPWWLRAVPDPRKPKRKIWLSPFGKPLRGWHIQQMMKLDFSRQAQEAAIIAIDSDVILVRDYDPAALWRDGRLRLYRQPNEIVPTIRSDHVAWLAHSDRLLDIGPFRLPAAGHIDSMVSWRADTARALLARIEEVNGCSWPRALTRARAFSEYMLYGRFAEEVQGGEGHWATDRSFCHVVWFADQLTDGPDGLRRFVRGLADDQIAVGIQSFIECPLEDVIRIVREEAPALALTG
- a CDS encoding lipopolysaccharide biosynthesis protein; this encodes MITLAKTVYGRHGGLIRAYMSMVSGSAVRLALSLVYFICIANVLPISDFGLFATASATGVMVSRALAFGFVSPLYRVATVKPRLVGTYTLGFLVAGLLSLPLVAAICAGIFLVLFRGDMAAGVFLRFMLAEILCWRGLEVVSIVLNGLGRFGLSSIMVVMGTALRTLAALAFVALSYSTLSDWSWFYLGANCLALAIAIIHFYPRRRLRWQPRLYVRRWADSVTVAGAEILFYVQSEFDKLVVLAIGGPAVSGIYAIIMRLADLTALPVRSFNMLLVQAIMRAPKTLDRPFARPLIELAIAGVSFAAIFSMALYLKILPNGLGRNVSEIAPFVLMILLVPGFRNLVEYHSELLYATGRTVRRVLNLALVGASKIALLCGLMVWSVEPTLWVPTLNGVYFALYLASALLTYPAIAKAGARPI
- a CDS encoding WecB/TagA/CpsF family glycosyltransferase, with the protein product MKIFPPVSIRASQRPILDLPVCDFDWENALSFADEVSRLPFGQTVISFLNANNANFLVDDPEYRSIMERHVVLPDGVGMDIASQILHGAPFPANLNGTDFVPALMTYMTQPRRVALVGAKRDVLERAAEGFRRHAPWHEFIPVADGYFDAAESDTVMAKVRAVSPDILIIAMGTPKQEKWIDTYVGPGHARLVMGVGALLDFMGGAVPRAPESVRRLRLEWLYRLTVEPGRLWRRYILGIPIFFRNILWQKFAGHTIGHLQPGAPARLRSSSKG
- the folD gene encoding bifunctional methylenetetrahydrofolate dehydrogenase/methenyltetrahydrofolate cyclohydrolase FolD; translation: MSIVIDGKQVAASVIDRVKQATASLEQEAGLRPGLAVVIVGNDPASHAYVGAKSRMAKECGFTSIQHTLPEETSQEALAALVETLNADPAIHGILVQLPLPKHLQAEPIIQSIRPEKDVDGLHVVNAGKLATGDLTGGLVSCTPAGAMVLVRQVHGEDLSGLSAVVIGRSNLFGKPMATLLTAANATTTIAHSRTRDLAAVCREADILVAAVGRPMMVKADWVKPGATVIDVGINRIEAPERGEGKTRLVGDVDFQAVEAVAGVLTPVPGGVGPMTIAMLMANTLIAASRVAGRTPPRF
- a CDS encoding GumC family protein — its product is MFDPHYPKKESARRSLLDLAPPPVEPASAPAAPRLSSAAEAAPLRPQEPSPTQQTPPEQAPPQQAGGREPRNRRASDQPLIDLGTIADSVWRLRRVVIGTTVLGAVAGVALALTTPNSYLAESKLYIDPREVRLTDSDLSKDALATEAILALIDSQLEVLRSRTVLDKVAAALDLDNDPEFGSAKGRAAGGSGLPGIGAVTSLLSGSQSDPAPQPEPQSRVNPRTLDTLSDAVSVFRDPKTFIVSVVVKSRDPAKAARIANSIVTTFFAEEQAAQSGFFQRTTAALDTRLAELRKELDVAEGAVEDYKAKHDIVGAGGQLISDQTLLALNTQVAAVRSRIAEARAKVDMASRTQLKDILSGAYPEEVASATLQELRAQYSQARAQLSALDASLGPRHPQRLAASQALDSARLEIDNELKRIAASTRTELNRAIATEQDLVRQLSAGKADQVNASASFIQLRELERKANATRTIYESFLKRASETGEEEKLSSKNIRVISAAEPPIQPTGLSRKVIVVGGVFAGFAAGIGLGVLLGIVRSLKDSYRRSRQGISSAMEHPLPRDPAPANPPPARPRRPAANQGLSTASPVRAPAPSRPATASGVVRAAEGPLPPVPPTREPRQPSAHHVTATAAALSALSARQRGELSGRDASSDVARLRSDLKALKSRVQQYQQSRSAGHG